In Pseudonocardia autotrophica, one DNA window encodes the following:
- a CDS encoding class I SAM-dependent methyltransferase: protein MAWGNRRQERWAVDRAKLRPDHQVIVVGCGPGVGLALAAGLIVPSGFVRGVDPSATMRAMATRRCAGPIAMGALEIGDGTAERTGCADQSMDVAISVNNVMLWDQSLGFAELFRVLRPGGLLVLTVHRHVLAEPAHSLRVRSAEAGFVDVALTECPRRGTSPAVELTAHRPR, encoded by the coding sequence ATGGCCTGGGGGAACCGTCGGCAGGAACGATGGGCCGTCGACCGGGCGAAGCTGCGGCCCGATCACCAAGTCATCGTGGTGGGTTGCGGGCCCGGGGTCGGGCTGGCGCTGGCTGCAGGGCTGATCGTCCCCAGCGGTTTCGTGCGGGGGGTGGATCCGTCAGCCACGATGCGGGCGATGGCCACCCGCCGCTGCGCGGGGCCGATCGCTATGGGCGCGCTCGAGATCGGTGACGGGACGGCCGAGCGCACCGGCTGTGCGGACCAGTCGATGGATGTGGCGATCTCGGTCAACAACGTCATGCTCTGGGACCAGTCGCTCGGGTTCGCTGAGCTGTTCCGTGTGTTGCGTCCGGGCGGGTTGCTGGTGCTTACCGTGCATCGCCATGTGCTGGCCGAACCTGCCCATAGCCTGCGTGTCCGGTCTGCGGAAGCCGGGTTTGTCGATGTGGCGCTCACCGAATGTCCACGCCGGGGGACCAGCCCCGCCGTCGAGCTGACCGCTCACCGCCCGCGCTGA
- a CDS encoding type II toxin-antitoxin system CcdA family antitoxin, giving the protein MARLNVWVPDELAARARAQSLNVSALTQQALAAELDRQATDTWLAELPAPRRPVAHATVVAALDAARAEFEADPEQGARE; this is encoded by the coding sequence ATGGCTCGGTTGAATGTGTGGGTTCCGGACGAGTTGGCCGCTCGGGCACGGGCACAGTCGTTGAATGTGTCGGCGTTGACCCAGCAGGCCTTGGCCGCCGAGCTCGACCGGCAGGCCACCGACACGTGGCTGGCCGAGTTGCCGGCACCGCGGCGACCGGTCGCCCACGCGACGGTGGTGGCCGCGCTCGACGCCGCCCGCGCCGAGTTCGAGGCCGATCCCGAGCAGGGGGCTCGCGAGTGA
- a CDS encoding type II toxin-antitoxin system VapC family toxin produces MPASATGPPAGSAASRGRAVADRMVVVDASVVVDLLAGTELAAAVARRLSGTVLHAPAHCEAEVLSALGRLQRAGELTVDEVDAAVAAVAAMPLTRHPLAALLPGAWARRGRLRLLDALYVELASQLDTVVVTTDHRLARATDRAEAIVAADDR; encoded by the coding sequence CTGCCTGCGTCCGCGACAGGTCCGCCGGCGGGGTCGGCGGCGTCGCGGGGTCGGGCTGTCGCCGATCGGATGGTGGTGGTCGATGCTTCGGTGGTGGTGGATCTGCTGGCCGGTACCGAGCTGGCCGCCGCTGTCGCGCGGCGGCTGTCGGGCACCGTGCTACACGCCCCGGCGCACTGTGAGGCCGAAGTGCTCTCGGCGCTTGGCCGGCTCCAGCGCGCCGGTGAGCTGACCGTTGACGAGGTGGACGCGGCAGTGGCCGCGGTGGCCGCGATGCCGCTCACGCGCCACCCGTTGGCCGCCTTGCTGCCCGGGGCGTGGGCCCGGCGCGGGCGTCTGCGTCTGCTGGACGCACTCTATGTGGAGTTGGCCAGCCAACTCGACACAGTGGTCGTGACTACCGATCACCGCTTGGCCCGTGCCACCGACCGCGCTGAGGCCATCGTCGCCGCCGACGATCGCTGA
- a CDS encoding zf-HC2 domain-containing protein yields the protein MTPDEHRTMRESLGDYAIGRLPDGEAAAVRAHLDGCAACRAELAKVSSVLPALGGVDPKHLDRTPVPPADLGERIVAAARAERRPAPRRRLPTSVAAAAAAVAIVVGGVAGYAVGDYDGIPREPVAVQASAPEIRASAVAIPHTWGMEIVLDADGFRPGATYRVVVEATDGREVDAGAFIGTGAAPMVCNLNSSVLRPDASGFKVLDTAGSTVLRGDLTPA from the coding sequence GTGACGCCGGACGAGCACCGGACCATGCGGGAGTCGCTCGGTGACTACGCGATCGGGCGCCTGCCGGACGGCGAGGCCGCCGCCGTGCGGGCGCACCTGGACGGCTGTGCGGCCTGCCGCGCCGAGCTGGCCAAAGTCTCGTCGGTGCTGCCCGCGCTGGGCGGGGTGGATCCCAAGCACCTGGACCGCACACCCGTACCACCGGCCGACCTGGGCGAGCGGATCGTGGCGGCGGCGCGCGCGGAGCGCCGGCCGGCTCCGCGCCGACGGCTCCCGACGAGCGTCGCCGCGGCCGCGGCGGCCGTCGCGATCGTGGTCGGCGGCGTGGCCGGCTACGCGGTGGGCGACTACGACGGGATCCCCCGCGAGCCGGTCGCCGTGCAGGCGAGCGCCCCGGAAATCCGGGCGAGCGCGGTCGCGATCCCGCACACCTGGGGGATGGAGATCGTGCTGGACGCCGACGGGTTCCGGCCCGGGGCGACCTACCGCGTCGTCGTCGAGGCCACCGACGGCCGGGAGGTCGACGCGGGCGCGTTCATCGGGACCGGTGCGGCCCCGATGGTCTGCAACCTCAACTCCTCGGTGCTCCGGCCGGACGCCTCCGGGTTCAAGGTGCTGGACACGGCCGGGTCGACCGTGCTCCGCGGGGATCTCACGCCGGCCTGA
- a CDS encoding sigma factor-like helix-turn-helix DNA-binding protein, with the protein MPAARVEARSSAGQGCGGPITGTAETRWLQTYRLRAEPGRTCRRGIAERGDRRDPPHHRTALAACPHRRSRVHSGRGRSGRRRCDRHLAGRGGTAPAPPEHRQAIVEAYLRQRPRAEIAAEAGVPLGTIRSRVFCGLKALRLTMDEMGCNRDAGRAPDHAGVAR; encoded by the coding sequence GTGCCCGCGGCGCGGGTCGAAGCCCGATCCTCCGCCGGCCAAGGGTGCGGTGGTCCGATCACGGGTACTGCCGAGACCCGTTGGCTCCAGACTTATCGGCTCCGCGCAGAACCTGGTAGGACGTGTCGCCGCGGAATCGCGGAGCGTGGTGATCGACGAGATCCGCCGCATCACCGCACGGCCCTGGCAGCGTGCCCTCACCGACGATCCCGAGTCCACTCCGGACGCGGTCGGTCCGGCCGACGACGCTGTGATCGACACCTGGCTGGTCGAGGAGGCACTGCGCCGGCTCCGCCCGAGCATCGGCAGGCGATCGTGGAGGCCTACCTGCGGCAGCGCCCGCGTGCCGAGATCGCGGCCGAGGCGGGCGTGCCACTCGGGACGATCCGCAGCCGGGTCTTCTGCGGGCTGAAGGCGCTGCGCCTGACGATGGACGAGATGGGGTGCAACCGTGACGCCGGACGAGCACCGGACCATGCGGGAGTCGCTCGGTGA